A genome region from Chelonia mydas isolate rCheMyd1 chromosome 12, rCheMyd1.pri.v2, whole genome shotgun sequence includes the following:
- the USB1 gene encoding U6 snRNA phosphodiesterase isoform X3 yields the protein MPTPRLPLPDSVLNMFKDQEEEVTDDSSKHGGRVRNFPHERGNWATYVYLPCEIQEELLELRELLVSHARRYTVSLTAMEDFHVSLSQSVVLRYHWINPLVQSLKEHVASFYRFFCTASQVKVYTNQRKTRTFVGMEVSCGHSQLLELVSEVDKVMEEFDLPTFYKNPSFHISLAWCAGDLTDKLEGQCLKELQEIVDGFEDSTFLLRFQWDQIRCRSGNKFFSFPLR from the exons AACATGTTCAAAGACCAGGAAGAGGAGGTCACGGATGACAGCTCCAAGCATGGCGGACGAGTGCGCAACTTCCCCCATGAGCGGGGCAACTGGGCGACTTATGTCTACCTGCCCT GTGAAATCCAGGAGGAATTGCTGGAGCTGCGGGAGCTCCTCGTTTCCCACGCCCGCAGGTACACGGTGTCGCTCACTGCCATGGAGGACTTCCACGTCAGCCTCTCCCAGAGCGTGGTGCTGCGCTACCATTGGATAAACCCCTTAGTCCAGTCCCTCAAGGAACACGTAGCCTCCTTCTACAG GTTCTTCTGTACGGCCAGCCAGGTTAAGGTGTATACCAACCAGCGCAAAACCAG GACCTTTGTGGGCATGGAGGTCTCGTGTGGGCATTCTCAGTTGCTGGAGCTGGTCTCGGAGGTGGATAAAGTTATGGAGGAGTTTGATCTCCCAACGTTCTACAAG AACCCATCGTTCCATATCAGCCTGGCCTGGTGTGCCGGGGACCTGACTGACAAGCTGGAAGGGCAGTGCCTCAAGGAGCTTCAG GAGATTGTGGATGGGTTTGAGGACTCCACGTTCCTGCTGCGATTCCAGTGGGATCAGATCCGCTGCAGATCTGGGAACAagttcttctccttccctttgagGTAG
- the USB1 gene encoding U6 snRNA phosphodiesterase isoform X2, with product MKVSSGKAMPTPRLPLPDSVLNMFKDQEEEVTDDSSKHGGRVRNFPHERGNWATYVYLPCEIQEELLELRELLVSHARRYTVSLTAMEDFHVSLSQSVVLRYHWINPLVQSLKEHVASFYRFFCTASQVKVYTNQRKTRTFVGMEVSCGHSQLLELVSEVDKVMEEFDLPTFYKNPSFHISLAWCAGDLTDKLEGQCLKELQEIVDGFEDSTFLLRFQWDQIRCRSGNKFFSFPLR from the exons AACATGTTCAAAGACCAGGAAGAGGAGGTCACGGATGACAGCTCCAAGCATGGCGGACGAGTGCGCAACTTCCCCCATGAGCGGGGCAACTGGGCGACTTATGTCTACCTGCCCT GTGAAATCCAGGAGGAATTGCTGGAGCTGCGGGAGCTCCTCGTTTCCCACGCCCGCAGGTACACGGTGTCGCTCACTGCCATGGAGGACTTCCACGTCAGCCTCTCCCAGAGCGTGGTGCTGCGCTACCATTGGATAAACCCCTTAGTCCAGTCCCTCAAGGAACACGTAGCCTCCTTCTACAG GTTCTTCTGTACGGCCAGCCAGGTTAAGGTGTATACCAACCAGCGCAAAACCAG GACCTTTGTGGGCATGGAGGTCTCGTGTGGGCATTCTCAGTTGCTGGAGCTGGTCTCGGAGGTGGATAAAGTTATGGAGGAGTTTGATCTCCCAACGTTCTACAAG AACCCATCGTTCCATATCAGCCTGGCCTGGTGTGCCGGGGACCTGACTGACAAGCTGGAAGGGCAGTGCCTCAAGGAGCTTCAG GAGATTGTGGATGGGTTTGAGGACTCCACGTTCCTGCTGCGATTCCAGTGGGATCAGATCCGCTGCAGATCTGGGAACAagttcttctccttccctttgagGTAG